The Candidatus Neomarinimicrobiota bacterium DNA segment GGTCCAGCTGCGACCGAGCTGGGGAACTAACGAAATTTTGTATGGGCCTTTTACTATTAAGACCTATGGTAAAAGAGCCAATTTTATGGTGAATTTTTATGGTCCCCCGTCAGGCAAATCCCTCCCGGGCGAAGAGCCCTGGAAGACCTTCGACCGTTATCCTTTATCAAATGTGCTTGATGATGCCGAATTCGAATTGAAATACATTGAAGAAGACTCTGACTGGATGGACTTCTTCAAGCTGGATAATGATCTGTATGGTATTGTTGGCGAGAGCCCTTTCCTGGACAAGATCGTCCTCATCGGGGTCTCGGTTAACGTCCTGCTCGATGTCAAGACCACCCCCTATTATAACTATGCAGGCCTTCAGCAGATGATGCCGGGAGTGGAGTACCATGCTAATGCCGTCCAGACCGTGCTGGATCAGAACTTTATCCAGGTGGCCGGTGGTACGTTGGAGCTCACCTGGGAATCTTTCGGGGCTAACCTGTTAATCATCGCCATCCTGGCACTGGCCACTTTTATTTTCATTCAGCGGCTATCTCCAGTCCTCGGTGGCTTTGTGGTCGTTTTGGAGATTCTGATATTCGTTGACGTTGCCCTGGGATACTTCACCAGTGACTATCTCTGGCTCCCGAAACTTATAGGAGCCCAGATTCTACCCCGATCTCTGGTGGAGTCTTTATCGGGCCTGTTTACCATCGGGACGCCCGAGCTCGGTGTCTCCCTGTTTGTCCCCATCGTGCCCGGGATGGCTTCCATCGTACTCACATATGGCAGCATTGTCCTGTACCGGTTTTTAATGGAGCAAAAGGATAAGCGGTTTCTCAAGAATACTTTTGGCACCTATGTGTCTCCTGAACTCATCGACCAGATGTATGAGACCAAGCAGACGCCGGAGTTGGGCGGGGAATCGGGTATCCGCACTGCCTACTTTACGGACATCGCCAGCTTCTCCGCCTTCTCGGAAATCCTTACCGCCTCGCAGCTGGTGGAGTTGCTGAATGAATACCTTACTGTCATGACGGACACCCTCTTGGCGCAGCAGGGCACCCTGGACAAGTATGAGGGGGACGCCATCGTGGCTTTCTTCGGGGCGCCTATATATCTGGACGACCACAGCTACCGGGCCTGTCTGGTGGCGCTCCAGATGCAGGAAAAGTTGGCGGAGCTACGGGCTAAGTGGGCCTCGGAGGATGACAAGTGGCCCGATCTGGTGCCCCAGATGCGTATGCGCATCGGCATCAATACGGGCGAAATCGTCACCGGGAACATGGGCAGCCGGACGCGCATGAACTACACCATGATGGGGGACGTAGTCAATACCGCTGCCCGGCTGGAGGCTTCGGCCAAGCAGTATGGCATTTATATCCAAACCACGCTTCCCACCCTGGAATTGGCGGGGAAAGATAAGTTCGAGTGGCGTTATATCGACAAGGTGAGGGTAGTCGGGAAGCTGGAAGCGGTAGAGGCGGTAGAGATCATGGCACTCAATGGGCAGCTGCCGGATGAACTGGTGAAAATGAAAGGTATCTACGAGGCGGGGATGGAATTGTACTGGAAGCAGGAATGGGATGCCGGTATCAAAGAATTTAAGGCCTCCGAAGCGTTGGAAGAGGTTTTCCCCATGCGTCCCACCACCCCCAGTCAGGTTTATATCGAGCGATGCGAGTACTTCAAGGCCAACCCACCTGGCCTGGATTGGGATGGTTCGTGGGCCCTTACTGCCAAGTAGCTGTTTCCCTTCCCAACCCTTTAAGATTACCTTACCTTATCAACCAATTGAGAATATGGCCTGACTGATGTCAAAGAGAGCAGCAGAGCGGGGCCGAATTTTATGGGCCGACGACGAGATCGACCTGCTCAAGCCTCACATTCTTTTTCTGGAAGAGCGGGGGTATGAGGTGACCCCGGTCCATTCCGGTGAGGATGCCCTGCATGAGGTTGCAACCAGCGATTTCAATCTTGTACTCCTGGATGAAATGATGGATGGGATGGATGGCCTCCATACGCTTCAGGAGATCAAGGCTTTAAATCCGGCACTACCGGTCATCATGATTACCAAGAACGAAGAAGAGTGGCTGATGGATGAGGCCATCGCCGCTAATATTGCCGGGTACCTGACCAAGCCAGTAAATCCCAGCCAGATTTTCATGGCGTGCAAATCCATGC contains these protein-coding regions:
- a CDS encoding CHASE2 domain-containing protein, giving the protein MPKLNLKKFISGYGAGLIWAGVSIFLATGIHTLGVFDLPNYKVLDFAFAQVRGPLAGLSARHPISRDSLKVVIVDVDDESWRLVPYKWPYPRDEVWARVVRNLADAGARVIAFDVEFDSPDFKSDYLEKLNRAGGNIQFRHGDEVFADAIRYARSRGTQVVLASKLVEETTRVPPQYIMYPVPRLMAADPEPGLINEIKDFDGTTRKYAIAYDMAHEPNKLYLPLGLKALKEYRGIPDTVQLRPSWGTNEILYGPFTIKTYGKRANFMVNFYGPPSGKSLPGEEPWKTFDRYPLSNVLDDAEFELKYIEEDSDWMDFFKLDNDLYGIVGESPFLDKIVLIGVSVNVLLDVKTTPYYNYAGLQQMMPGVEYHANAVQTVLDQNFIQVAGGTLELTWESFGANLLIIAILALATFIFIQRLSPVLGGFVVVLEILIFVDVALGYFTSDYLWLPKLIGAQILPRSLVESLSGLFTIGTPELGVSLFVPIVPGMASIVLTYGSIVLYRFLMEQKDKRFLKNTFGTYVSPELIDQMYETKQTPELGGESGIRTAYFTDIASFSAFSEILTASQLVELLNEYLTVMTDTLLAQQGTLDKYEGDAIVAFFGAPIYLDDHSYRACLVALQMQEKLAELRAKWASEDDKWPDLVPQMRMRIGINTGEIVTGNMGSRTRMNYTMMGDVVNTAARLEASAKQYGIYIQTTLPTLELAGKDKFEWRYIDKVRVVGKLEAVEAVEIMALNGQLPDELVKMKGIYEAGMELYWKQEWDAGIKEFKASEALEEVFPMRPTTPSQVYIERCEYFKANPPGLDWDGSWALTAK